Proteins encoded together in one Kitasatospora albolonga window:
- a CDS encoding acetyl/propionyl-CoA carboxylase subunit alpha: MTTMFDTVLVANRGEIAVRVIRTLRELGVRSVAVFSDADADARHVREADTAVRIGPPPAAESYLNVPALLEAARRTGAQAVHPGYGFLAENAEFAQACADAGLVFIGPPASAISLMGDKIRAKETVSAYGVPVVPGSSGSGLTDAQLESAAREIGTPVLLKPSAGGGGKGMRLVRDAAVLGEEIAAARREARASFGDDTLLVERWIDRPRHIEIQVLADAHGNVVHLGERECSLQRRHQKIIEEAPSVLLDEATRAAMGEAAVQAARSCGYVGAGTVEFIVPGNDPSSYYFMEMNTRLQVEHPVTELITGLDLVEWQLRVASGEQLPYAQKDITLTGWAIEARVCAEDPSRGFLPSGGTVLALSEPQGGGVRTDSGLSEGVPVGSLYDPMLSKVIAYGPDRSTAIRKLRAALADTVILGVPTNAGFLRRLLAHPDVVSGDLDTGLVEREAEGLVPDGVPDEVYAAAAAVRLDALAPRPDAGGWTDPFSVPSGWRTGGVRVPLRFPLRVPGTDPVTSEAPRDATVTPTRVTVELDGVTHHFHRTGDWLGRDGDTWHVQDHDPVEASLSGAGRSGADTLAAPMPGTVTVVKVAVGDEVEAGQSLLVVEAMKMEHVISAPHAGTVTELDVTAGATVAMDQILAVVAPLTDGEDAS, encoded by the coding sequence ATGACGACGATGTTCGACACCGTGCTGGTCGCCAACCGCGGCGAGATCGCCGTCCGGGTGATCCGGACCCTGCGCGAGCTGGGGGTGCGCTCGGTCGCGGTCTTCAGCGACGCGGACGCGGACGCCCGGCACGTACGGGAGGCGGACACGGCGGTACGGATCGGCCCGCCGCCCGCCGCCGAGAGCTATCTGAACGTTCCGGCGCTCCTGGAGGCGGCCCGCCGCACGGGCGCGCAGGCGGTGCACCCCGGCTACGGATTCCTCGCGGAGAACGCCGAGTTCGCGCAGGCGTGCGCGGACGCGGGCCTGGTCTTCATCGGTCCCCCGGCCTCCGCGATCTCGCTCATGGGCGACAAGATCCGGGCGAAGGAGACGGTCTCGGCCTACGGGGTCCCGGTGGTCCCCGGCTCCTCGGGCAGCGGCCTCACGGACGCCCAACTGGAGTCGGCCGCACGGGAGATCGGCACCCCGGTGCTGCTCAAGCCCTCGGCGGGCGGCGGCGGCAAGGGGATGCGCCTGGTCCGGGACGCGGCGGTGCTGGGCGAGGAGATCGCGGCGGCGCGGCGCGAGGCCCGCGCCTCCTTCGGCGACGACACCCTCCTCGTCGAGCGGTGGATCGACCGCCCGCGCCACATCGAGATCCAGGTGCTGGCCGACGCCCACGGCAACGTGGTGCACCTGGGCGAGCGCGAGTGCTCGCTCCAGCGCCGCCACCAGAAAATCATCGAGGAGGCGCCGAGCGTCCTGCTGGACGAGGCGACCCGGGCGGCGATGGGCGAGGCAGCAGTCCAGGCGGCACGGAGCTGCGGCTATGTCGGGGCGGGGACGGTGGAGTTCATCGTCCCGGGCAACGACCCGTCCTCGTACTACTTCATGGAGATGAACACCCGCCTCCAGGTCGAGCACCCGGTCACCGAGCTGATCACCGGCCTGGACCTGGTGGAGTGGCAGCTGCGGGTGGCGTCGGGCGAGCAACTCCCTTACGCGCAGAAGGACATCACCCTGACGGGCTGGGCGATCGAGGCGCGGGTCTGCGCCGAGGACCCGTCCCGCGGCTTCCTCCCCTCCGGCGGTACGGTGCTGGCGCTGAGCGAGCCGCAGGGCGGCGGGGTGCGGACGGACTCGGGGCTCAGCGAGGGCGTGCCGGTGGGCAGCCTGTACGACCCGATGCTGTCGAAGGTGATCGCGTACGGCCCCGACCGCTCGACCGCCATCCGCAAGCTGCGGGCGGCCCTGGCGGACACGGTGATCCTGGGCGTCCCGACCAACGCGGGCTTCCTGCGCCGCCTGCTGGCCCACCCGGACGTGGTCTCCGGCGACCTGGACACGGGGCTGGTGGAGCGCGAGGCGGAGGGCCTGGTGCCGGACGGCGTTCCGGACGAGGTGTACGCGGCCGCGGCGGCGGTGCGCCTCGACGCGCTGGCGCCCCGGCCGGACGCGGGGGGCTGGACGGACCCGTTCTCGGTGCCGAGCGGCTGGCGGACGGGGGGTGTGCGGGTGCCGCTGAGGTTCCCGCTACGGGTGCCGGGCACGGACCCGGTGACATCCGAGGCTCCGCGTGACGCGACCGTCACCCCCACCCGGGTCACGGTCGAACTCGACGGCGTGACGCACCACTTCCACCGCACCGGCGACTGGCTCGGCCGGGACGGCGACACCTGGCACGTCCAGGACCACGACCCGGTGGAGGCGTCCCTCAGCGGGGCGGGCCGGAGCGGGGCGGACACGCTGGCGGCGCCGATGCCGGGCACGGTCACGGTGGTGAAGGTGGCCGTCGGGGACGAGGTCGAGGCGGGGCAGAGCCTGCTCGTGGTGGAGGCGATGAAGATGGAGCACGTGATCTCGGCCCCGCACGCGGGGACGGTGACGGAGCTGGACGTCACGGCGGGCGCGACGGTGGCGATGGACCAGATCCTGGCGGTCGTGGCTCCGCTCACCGACGGGGAGGACGCGTCATGA
- a CDS encoding acyl-CoA dehydrogenase, whose product MSLDHRLTAEHEELRRTVEEFAHDVVAPKIGDFYERHEFPYEIVREMGRMGLFGLPFPEEYGGMGGDYLALGIALEELARVDSSVAITLEAGVSLGAMPLHLFGTEEQKRQWLPKLCAGEALGAFGLTEPDGGSDAGGTRTTAVLDEATNEWVINGSKCFITNSGTDITELVTVTAVTGRKEDGRPRISAIIVPSGTPGFTVAAPYSKVGWNASDTRELSFTDVRVPAANLLGEEGRGYAQFLRILDEGRVAISALATGLAQGCVDESVKYAAERHAFGKPIGANQAIQFKIADMEMRAHMSRIGWRDAASRLVAGEPFKKEAAIAKLYSSTVAVDNARDATQIHGGYGFMNEYPVARMWRDSKILEIGEGTSEVQRMLIARELGLPG is encoded by the coding sequence ATGTCCCTGGACCACCGGCTGACCGCCGAGCACGAGGAACTGCGCCGCACGGTCGAGGAGTTCGCGCACGACGTGGTCGCGCCGAAGATCGGCGACTTCTACGAGCGCCATGAATTCCCGTACGAGATCGTGCGCGAGATGGGACGGATGGGCCTGTTCGGGCTGCCGTTCCCGGAGGAGTACGGCGGCATGGGCGGCGACTACCTCGCGCTCGGGATCGCCCTGGAGGAGCTGGCCCGGGTCGACTCGTCGGTGGCGATCACCCTGGAGGCCGGGGTCTCCCTGGGCGCGATGCCGCTCCACCTGTTCGGCACGGAGGAGCAGAAGCGCCAGTGGCTGCCGAAGCTGTGCGCGGGCGAGGCGCTGGGCGCGTTCGGCCTGACCGAGCCGGACGGCGGCTCGGACGCGGGCGGCACGCGGACGACGGCGGTGCTGGACGAGGCGACGAACGAGTGGGTGATCAACGGTTCGAAGTGCTTCATCACCAACTCGGGCACGGACATTACGGAGTTGGTCACGGTCACGGCGGTGACCGGCCGCAAGGAGGACGGCCGCCCCCGGATCTCCGCGATCATCGTCCCCTCCGGCACCCCCGGCTTCACGGTCGCCGCCCCGTACTCCAAGGTCGGCTGGAACGCCTCGGACACCCGCGAACTCTCCTTCACCGACGTCCGCGTCCCCGCCGCCAACCTCCTGGGCGAGGAGGGCCGGGGCTACGCCCAGTTCCTGCGCATCCTGGACGAGGGCCGGGTCGCGATCTCCGCTCTGGCGACGGGCCTGGCGCAGGGCTGCGTGGACGAGTCGGTGAAGTACGCGGCCGAACGCCACGCCTTCGGCAAGCCGATCGGCGCCAACCAGGCGATCCAGTTCAAGATCGCCGACATGGAGATGCGCGCCCACATGTCCCGCATCGGCTGGCGCGACGCGGCCTCGCGCCTGGTGGCGGGCGAACCGTTCAAGAAGGAGGCGGCGATCGCGAAGCTGTACTCCTCGACGGTGGCGGTGGACAACGCCCGGGACGCCACGCAGATCCACGGCGGGTACGGGTTCATGAACGAGTACCCGGTGGCGCGGATGTGGCGCGACTCGAAGATCCTGGAGATCGGCGAGGGGACGAGCGAGGTCCAGCGGATGCTGATCGCGCGGGAGTTGGGGCTGCCGGGCTGA
- a CDS encoding TetR family transcriptional regulator: MSTHAAARVAAPTRREQILREAARLFAERGFHGVGVDEIGAAVGISGPGLYRHFPGKDAMLAELLVGISERLLDGGRLRVSEDAERGGGSPEALLDALIEGHIDFALDDRPLITLHDRELDRLRDTDRKRVRQLQRQYVEVWVGVVRALYPALPEDEARVTVHAVFGLLNSTPHLARPEARPGREATAALLHRLARGAFAAAVDAPS; encoded by the coding sequence ATGAGCACCCATGCCGCCGCCCGCGTCGCGGCCCCCACCCGCCGCGAGCAGATCCTGCGGGAGGCCGCGCGCCTCTTCGCCGAGCGCGGCTTCCACGGTGTCGGCGTCGACGAGATAGGCGCCGCCGTCGGGATCAGCGGCCCCGGTCTCTACCGCCACTTCCCCGGCAAGGACGCGATGCTCGCCGAGCTGCTGGTGGGCATCAGCGAACGGCTGCTGGACGGTGGCCGCCTGCGGGTGTCGGAGGACGCCGAGCGGGGCGGCGGCTCCCCGGAGGCGCTCCTGGACGCGCTCATCGAGGGCCACATCGACTTCGCCCTCGACGACCGCCCCCTCATCACCCTCCACGACCGTGAGCTGGACCGGCTGCGCGACACGGACCGCAAGCGGGTGCGACAGCTCCAGCGGCAGTACGTGGAGGTCTGGGTCGGCGTCGTGCGCGCCCTCTACCCCGCGCTGCCCGAGGACGAGGCCCGCGTCACCGTGCACGCCGTCTTCGGCCTGCTGAACTCCACCCCGCACCTGGCCCGGCCCGAGGCCCGCCCCGGCCGCGAGGCCACCGCCGCGCTGCTGCACCGGCTCGCGCGCGGCGCGTTCGCCGCCGCCGTGGACGCCCCCTCCTGA
- a CDS encoding alpha-mannosidase, producing MREPTAAERPAPRPGRARLRAMAVAALTSGALVAALTPAMATATATASDVTPRASAISAYDAVDPFIGTELDPTQNKGNSAYGNTWPGATTPFGMVQSSPTTYRSSDGDQKGGYEYSADKIRGFGMTRLSGTGCEGRFSAFDFPVLPYTGPLDGGALPTSPGTKIDPYYLDFDHRDETAAPGHYTVGLGNGVEAELTATTRTAVNRYEFPARKDSSTLILDVAGSNNRVFDSEVKVEGRTVSGWVETASVCDEGGRYRAYFSSTFDRAFTSYGTWQGGAVTPGAASARGGAVKHGSGAYLVFPKGATVTARTGLSYVSVANAARNAEEETGGRTFDQVRKATARTWKDALSTVKATGGTKSERVKFYTALYHALLHPNIADDVNGQYPGHDGKVRTVAPGRHHYVTYAGWDMYRGQAQLIALLFPKIGDDINQSLVDLVKQTGAWPNWPHLNQSQQKMSGDSLQVVLSSIDAFGSVDYDRKAALASMRKTQRLPADTTKRAHAQQYFSAGFIDNGKGDSATSKTLEYAINDFAIAQLARRLGEKTTHDRFMTRAQNWQNLLDPETQRIRPRGRNGFDRSFNLGERGNQFEQATGYQYGWMVPQNMGTLIERRGGIEPVTRDLDEHTKSLDAGVHNTTGAYLSNQPSFSTPYVYNWLGRPDRTSEVLRRATDEMYDTTPSGLPGNDDLGSLSAWYVWANLGMNPMVYGTANLVLSSPMFDRIVIDSAESDRRITIKAEGAASDRPYVTGLKVNGRSTSSSWLNEDFARAGGVLTYTMGEAPGTWGTGPGDIPPSYTEGSAARNNIGSTPDGQGKLGSLDLSDNSLSREKLAAAGAAPGAKLPLGDTGVTFTWPKAKAGEPDNWIPYGQRVDVTGRNGKGVKATGISFLGLATNGPSQGMASVEYEDGSTQNVAVQFTDWTPGTNYLYGNVPLVVTEGRNKVNGTSDTARTVVFGTVPQALDAKKRVRSVVLPQGTDRGIMHIFDVALTTNPDLEAPGVAPERIVLTPTATPATSQAVTWRTGSGTTQGEAQYREPGSNSAWRKAKAVTNEELLSGGVPTRTHSAVLENLEPGTKYEYRVGTGSKLSETYVFTSAGRPGDEFTFLYFGDAQNDLKAKWAPVVDQAYKRFPKAIGSVNAGDLVDSGGNAGQWDEWFGAMNGRSRTTNVIAAPGNHEYNADLFLKTWKSTFAYPVNGPTAVPARDETAAERQRAAYETHMAKSLAETAYYTDYQGVRFITLNASTHDARELMTPPDLPPCSTGCPDPQKLWLDLQARWLDHILANNPHKWSVATFHQPVFSAAVGRDEKPIRDAWLPVFQRNDIDLVLMGHDHVYARGYVNADATDTPGVTTGPVYAVAMSGPKYYELSPADDNVWTRNGATQVARAAHTSTFQGITVSKDTIRYEAVIGAKWDDRSTTDKEVGETLDAFTITKSDDGVKYVTEDGVTVPGAALR from the coding sequence ATGCGGGAACCCACCGCCGCCGAACGCCCGGCGCCCCGGCCGGGACGGGCCCGGCTGCGCGCCATGGCCGTGGCCGCGCTGACGTCCGGCGCGCTTGTCGCCGCCCTGACACCGGCCATGGCCACGGCGACCGCCACCGCCTCGGATGTCACCCCGCGCGCTTCCGCCATCAGCGCGTACGACGCCGTCGACCCGTTCATCGGCACCGAGTTGGACCCGACGCAGAACAAGGGCAACAGCGCGTACGGCAATACCTGGCCGGGCGCCACGACCCCGTTCGGCATGGTCCAGTCGAGCCCGACGACGTACCGCTCCTCGGACGGCGACCAGAAGGGCGGGTACGAGTACAGCGCCGACAAGATCCGCGGCTTCGGGATGACCCGGCTCTCCGGCACCGGCTGCGAGGGCCGGTTCAGCGCCTTCGACTTCCCGGTGCTGCCGTACACCGGCCCGCTCGACGGGGGCGCGCTGCCGACGAGCCCCGGCACGAAGATCGATCCGTACTACCTGGACTTCGACCACCGTGACGAGACGGCCGCTCCCGGCCACTACACGGTCGGCCTCGGCAACGGCGTCGAGGCGGAGCTGACGGCGACCACCCGAACTGCCGTGAACCGGTACGAGTTTCCGGCGCGCAAGGACTCCTCTACGCTGATCCTGGATGTCGCCGGGTCCAACAACCGGGTCTTCGACAGCGAGGTGAAGGTCGAGGGCCGCACGGTCAGCGGCTGGGTCGAGACGGCGTCGGTGTGCGACGAGGGCGGCCGGTACCGCGCCTACTTCTCCTCCACCTTCGACCGCGCGTTCACCTCGTACGGCACCTGGCAGGGCGGCGCGGTCACCCCGGGCGCGGCGAGCGCGCGCGGCGGCGCGGTCAAGCACGGCTCGGGGGCGTACCTCGTCTTCCCGAAGGGTGCGACGGTCACCGCGCGGACCGGGCTGAGCTACGTGAGCGTGGCGAACGCGGCCCGCAACGCGGAGGAGGAGACCGGCGGCCGCACCTTCGACCAGGTACGGAAGGCGACCGCGCGGACCTGGAAGGACGCCCTGTCGACGGTGAAGGCCACCGGAGGCACCAAGTCGGAGCGGGTGAAGTTCTATACGGCGCTCTACCACGCTCTCCTCCACCCGAACATCGCGGACGACGTGAACGGCCAGTACCCGGGCCACGACGGGAAGGTCCGCACGGTGGCGCCGGGTCGGCACCACTACGTGACATACGCGGGCTGGGACATGTACCGGGGCCAGGCCCAGCTCATCGCGCTGCTCTTCCCGAAGATCGGCGACGACATCAACCAGTCGCTGGTGGACCTGGTGAAGCAGACGGGCGCCTGGCCCAACTGGCCGCACCTGAACCAGTCGCAGCAGAAGATGAGCGGTGACTCGCTCCAGGTGGTGCTGTCGTCGATCGACGCGTTCGGCAGCGTGGACTACGACCGCAAGGCGGCGCTCGCCTCGATGCGGAAGACACAGCGGCTGCCCGCCGACACGACGAAGCGGGCGCACGCGCAGCAGTACTTCAGCGCCGGGTTCATCGACAACGGCAAGGGCGACTCGGCCACGTCCAAGACCCTCGAGTACGCCATCAACGACTTCGCGATCGCCCAACTGGCGCGCCGCCTGGGCGAGAAGACGACCCACGACCGGTTCATGACGCGGGCGCAGAACTGGCAGAACCTGCTCGACCCCGAGACGCAGCGCATCCGCCCGCGCGGCCGCAACGGCTTCGACCGCTCCTTCAACCTCGGTGAGCGCGGCAACCAGTTCGAGCAGGCGACGGGCTACCAGTACGGCTGGATGGTCCCGCAGAACATGGGCACCCTGATCGAAAGGCGGGGCGGCATCGAGCCGGTGACCCGCGACCTCGACGAGCACACGAAGTCGCTGGACGCGGGCGTCCACAACACCACGGGCGCCTACCTCTCCAACCAGCCGAGCTTCTCGACGCCGTACGTCTACAACTGGCTGGGCCGTCCCGACCGTACGTCGGAGGTGCTGCGCCGGGCGACGGACGAGATGTACGACACGACGCCGTCGGGCCTGCCGGGCAACGACGACCTGGGCTCGCTGAGCGCCTGGTACGTGTGGGCGAACCTGGGGATGAACCCGATGGTGTACGGCACGGCGAACCTGGTGCTCAGCTCGCCGATGTTCGACCGGATCGTGATCGACAGCGCGGAGAGCGACCGCCGGATCACGATCAAGGCGGAGGGCGCGGCGTCGGACCGGCCGTATGTGACGGGTCTGAAGGTCAACGGCCGCTCCACGTCCAGCTCCTGGCTGAACGAGGACTTCGCGAGGGCGGGCGGCGTCCTGACGTACACGATGGGGGAGGCCCCCGGGACGTGGGGCACAGGTCCGGGAGACATCCCGCCCTCGTACACGGAGGGCTCGGCCGCCCGTAACAACATCGGCTCGACCCCCGACGGCCAGGGCAAGTTGGGCTCGCTCGACCTCAGCGACAACTCCCTCTCCCGCGAGAAGCTGGCGGCGGCGGGCGCGGCCCCCGGCGCGAAGCTGCCGCTGGGCGACACAGGGGTCACGTTCACCTGGCCGAAGGCGAAGGCGGGCGAGCCGGACAACTGGATTCCGTACGGCCAGCGAGTGGATGTGACGGGCAGGAACGGCAAGGGCGTGAAGGCGACGGGCATCTCCTTCCTCGGCCTGGCGACGAACGGCCCGTCGCAGGGCATGGCGAGTGTGGAGTACGAGGACGGCTCGACGCAGAACGTGGCGGTGCAGTTCACGGACTGGACGCCCGGCACCAACTACCTCTACGGCAACGTCCCGTTGGTGGTCACCGAGGGCCGCAACAAGGTCAACGGCACGTCGGACACGGCCCGTACGGTGGTCTTCGGCACGGTCCCGCAGGCGCTGGACGCGAAGAAGCGGGTGCGCTCGGTGGTCCTGCCCCAGGGCACGGACCGGGGCATCATGCACATCTTCGACGTGGCGTTGACGACGAACCCGGACCTGGAGGCGCCGGGCGTGGCCCCGGAGCGCATCGTCCTCACCCCGACGGCCACGCCCGCCACCTCCCAGGCGGTGACGTGGCGGACGGGCAGCGGCACGACGCAGGGCGAGGCACAGTACCGCGAGCCGGGCTCCAACTCCGCCTGGCGCAAGGCCAAGGCGGTGACGAACGAGGAGCTCCTGAGCGGCGGAGTCCCGACGCGTACGCACTCGGCGGTGCTGGAGAACTTGGAGCCGGGGACGAAGTACGAGTACCGGGTGGGGACGGGGAGCAAACTGAGTGAGACGTACGTGTTCACCTCCGCGGGCAGGCCGGGCGACGAGTTCACCTTCCTCTACTTCGGCGACGCCCAGAACGACCTGAAGGCGAAGTGGGCCCCGGTCGTCGACCAGGCGTACAAGCGCTTCCCGAAGGCGATCGGCAGCGTCAACGCGGGCGACCTGGTGGACTCGGGCGGCAACGCGGGCCAGTGGGACGAGTGGTTCGGCGCGATGAACGGCCGCAGCCGGACGACGAACGTGATCGCGGCGCCCGGGAACCACGAGTACAACGCGGACCTGTTCCTGAAGACGTGGAAGTCGACGTTCGCGTACCCGGTCAACGGCCCCACCGCCGTACCGGCAAGGGACGAGACCGCAGCCGAACGCCAACGGGCAGCCTACGAGACCCACATGGCGAAGTCCCTGGCGGAGACGGCCTACTACACGGACTACCAGGGCGTCCGCTTCATCACGCTGAACGCCAGCACGCACGACGCCCGCGAGCTGATGACCCCGCCCGACCTGCCACCCTGCTCGACCGGCTGCCCGGACCCGCAGAAACTCTGGCTGGACCTCCAGGCCCGCTGGCTGGACCACATCCTGGCGAACAACCCCCACAAGTGGTCGGTGGCCACCTTCCACCAGCCGGTCTTCTCCGCGGCGGTCGGCCGCGACGAGAAGCCCATCCGTGACGCGTGGCTGCCGGTCTTCCAGCGCAACGACATCGACCTGGTCCTGATGGGCCACGACCACGTCTACGCCCGGGGCTACGTGAACGCGGACGCGACGGACACCCCGGGAGTGACGACGGGCCCCGTCTACGCGGTGGCGATGTCCGGCCCGAAGTATTACGAACTCTCCCCGGCCGACGACAACGTCTGGACCCGCAACGGGGCGACCCAAGTGGCCCGTGCCGCCCACACGTCGACGTTCCAGGGCATCACGGTCTCCAAGGACACGATCCGCTACGAGGCGGTCATCGGCGCCAAGTGGGACGACCGGTCGACGACGGACAAGGAGGTGGGGGAGACCCTGGACGCGTTCACGATCACGAAGAGCGACGACGGCGTGAAGTACGTGACGGAGGACGGGGTGACGGTGCCGGGCGCGGCGCTGCGGTAG
- a CDS encoding methylcrotonoyl-CoA carboxylase produces the protein MQQAPVLASAADPASAAWQANEAAHQALSDELAERLATARLGGGEKARARHEARGKLLPRDRVDTLLDPGSPFLELAPLAANGMYGDQAPAAGVIAGIGRVSGRECVIVANDATVKGGTYYPMTVKKHLRAQEVALENRLPCLYLVDSGGAFLPMQDEVFPDRDHFGRIFYNQARMSAAGIPQIAAVLGSCTAGGAYVPAMSDEAVIVRNQGTIFLGGPPLVKAATGEVVTAEELGGGEVHSRISGVTDHLAEDDAHALRIVRNIVATLPDRAPLPWSVEPAEEPKVDPAGLYGAVPVDSRTPYDVREVIARVVDGSRFQEFKAEYGTTLITGFARIHGHPVGIVANNGILFAESAQKGAHFIELCDQRGIPLVFLQNISGFMVGKDYEHGGIAKHGAKMVTAVATTRVPKLTVVVGGSYGAGNYSMCGRAYGPRFLWMWPNAKISVMGGEQAASVLATVKRDQLGDDWSTEDEETFKDPIRAQYETQGNAYYATARLWDDGVIDPVDTRQVLGLALTACANAPLPQKDPAGPGFGVFRM, from the coding sequence ATGCAGCAGGCACCGGTCCTGGCGAGCGCGGCTGATCCCGCCTCGGCGGCCTGGCAGGCCAACGAGGCGGCGCATCAGGCGCTCTCCGACGAGCTGGCGGAGCGCCTCGCCACGGCGCGGCTGGGCGGGGGTGAGAAGGCCCGGGCCCGCCACGAGGCACGCGGCAAGCTGCTGCCCCGGGACCGGGTGGACACCCTCCTGGACCCGGGTTCGCCGTTCCTGGAGCTGGCCCCGCTGGCGGCGAACGGGATGTACGGGGACCAGGCCCCGGCCGCCGGGGTCATCGCGGGCATCGGGCGGGTCTCGGGCCGGGAGTGCGTGATCGTCGCCAATGACGCGACCGTCAAGGGCGGCACGTACTACCCGATGACCGTGAAGAAGCACCTGCGCGCCCAGGAAGTGGCCCTGGAGAATCGTCTCCCCTGCCTCTACCTGGTCGACTCGGGCGGTGCCTTCCTGCCGATGCAGGACGAGGTCTTCCCCGACCGGGACCACTTCGGGCGGATCTTCTACAACCAGGCCCGGATGTCGGCCGCCGGGATTCCGCAGATCGCGGCGGTGCTGGGCTCCTGCACGGCGGGCGGGGCGTACGTCCCGGCGATGAGCGACGAGGCCGTGATCGTGCGCAACCAGGGCACGATCTTCCTCGGCGGCCCGCCGCTGGTGAAGGCCGCGACCGGTGAGGTCGTCACGGCGGAGGAGCTGGGCGGCGGCGAGGTCCACTCCCGGATCTCCGGCGTCACCGACCACCTCGCGGAGGACGACGCGCACGCCCTCCGCATCGTCCGCAACATCGTGGCCACCCTCCCGGACCGGGCCCCGCTCCCCTGGTCGGTCGAGCCGGCCGAGGAGCCGAAGGTGGACCCGGCGGGGCTGTACGGGGCGGTGCCCGTCGACTCCCGCACCCCCTACGACGTACGCGAAGTGATCGCCCGGGTCGTGGACGGCTCCCGCTTCCAGGAGTTCAAGGCGGAGTACGGTACGACGCTGATCACCGGCTTCGCCCGTATCCACGGCCACCCGGTGGGGATCGTCGCCAACAACGGCATCCTGTTCGCCGAGTCGGCCCAGAAGGGCGCGCACTTCATCGAGCTGTGCGACCAGCGCGGCATCCCGCTGGTCTTCCTCCAGAACATCTCGGGCTTCATGGTCGGCAAGGACTACGAGCACGGCGGGATCGCCAAGCACGGCGCGAAGATGGTCACGGCGGTCGCCACCACGCGCGTCCCGAAGCTGACGGTCGTGGTCGGCGGTTCGTACGGGGCGGGCAACTACTCGATGTGCGGCCGGGCGTACGGCCCCCGCTTCCTGTGGATGTGGCCCAACGCCAAGATCTCGGTGATGGGCGGCGAGCAGGCGGCCTCCGTCCTGGCGACGGTCAAGCGCGACCAGCTGGGCGACGACTGGAGCACCGAGGACGAGGAAACGTTCAAGGACCCGATCCGCGCCCAGTACGAGACCCAGGGCAACGCGTACTACGCCACCGCCCGGCTCTGGGACGACGGCGTGATCGACCCCGTGGACACCCGGCAGGTGCTGGGCCTCGCCCTCACGGCCTGCGCCAACGCCCCGCTGCCCCAGAAGGACCCGGCCGGTCCCGGCTTCGGCGTCTTCCGGATGTGA
- a CDS encoding hydroxymethylglutaryl-CoA lyase: MSALPMKVPGTGLPSRVRIHEVGARDGLQNEKETVPTEVKAEFIRRLAVAGLTTIEATSFVHPKWVPQLADAEALFPLLGEIADVGDVALPVLVPNERGLDRALALGARSIAVFGSATETFAARNLNRTVDESLAMFEPVVARAKAEKVHVRGYLSMCFGDPWEGAVPVAQVVKVARALMDLGCDELSLGDTIGVATPGHVRELLTALNDSAVPTSSVGVHFHDTYGQALSNTLAALQHGVTTVDASAGGLGGCPYAKSATGNLATEDLVWMLDGLGIETGVDLAALTATSVWLAEHLGRPSPSRTVRALTSSSSPTSHKE; this comes from the coding sequence ATGAGCGCACTCCCGATGAAGGTGCCGGGCACGGGTCTCCCTTCCCGGGTCCGCATCCACGAGGTAGGAGCCCGGGACGGCCTCCAGAACGAGAAGGAGACGGTCCCGACGGAGGTGAAGGCGGAGTTCATCCGCCGCCTGGCGGTGGCGGGGCTGACGACGATCGAGGCGACGAGCTTCGTCCACCCCAAGTGGGTGCCCCAACTGGCCGACGCGGAGGCGCTGTTCCCGCTCCTCGGCGAGATCGCGGACGTGGGCGACGTCGCCCTCCCCGTCCTGGTCCCGAACGAACGCGGCCTGGACCGGGCGCTGGCGCTGGGGGCGCGGTCGATCGCGGTGTTCGGCTCGGCGACGGAGACGTTCGCGGCCCGCAACCTGAACCGCACGGTCGACGAGTCGCTGGCGATGTTCGAGCCGGTGGTGGCGCGGGCGAAGGCGGAGAAGGTCCATGTGCGCGGGTACCTCTCGATGTGCTTCGGGGACCCGTGGGAAGGCGCGGTGCCGGTCGCCCAGGTGGTGAAGGTGGCCAGGGCCCTGATGGACCTGGGCTGCGACGAGCTGTCGCTGGGCGACACGATCGGGGTGGCGACGCCGGGCCACGTAAGGGAGTTGCTGACGGCGCTGAACGATTCCGCCGTCCCGACGTCCTCGGTCGGCGTGCACTTCCACGACACGTACGGCCAGGCGCTGTCCAACACCCTGGCGGCGCTCCAGCACGGGGTGACGACGGTCGACGCATCGGCGGGCGGCCTGGGCGGCTGCCCGTACGCGAAGAGCGCCACGGGCAACCTGGCCACCGAGGACCTCGTGTGGATGCTCGACGGCCTGGGCATCGAGACGGGCGTCGACCTGGCCGCCCTCACCGCCACCAGCGTCTGGCTGGCCGAACACCTGGGCCGACCGAGCCCATCCCGCACGGTCCGCGCCTTGACCTCTTCTTCCTCTCCCACCTCCCACAAGGAGTGA